One Streptomyces sp. L2 genomic window carries:
- a CDS encoding TOMM precursor leader peptide-binding protein translates to MNASGGSDTVLLGFRPHLRVEHVPGEAVYVLAGSKATALHGQHIARLAPLLDGTRDMAELVRQTEGALGAEQTRRLVDRLRTAGLVTSRVPEAARCCQAEVAYWESAGVDGVQAARARATATVRVLAVGTASSAATRSSLHLALADAGLRVSDAETAAAADLSVVLCDDYLDPELRAVDEEHRAAGRPWLPILVHGTEVRVGPFLGVPERACWSCLADRLWRGRQIEAHIQRALGRTGPLSRPDCALPAASRSGLGLAALEAAKWLAGHRHPGQRSLWILNTLTMEAAHHPVPRRPQCPSCGDPNLVAARVTAPLGLQKRTKTDTTGGGHRALTPEQLQARYGHLVDDVTGLVKDIQQDSRGPAFLNSFHAGLNPVAAPNGGTVGLRAGLRTTCGGKGTTALQARTGALAEALERCSGYFQGDEPTVHGSYRSLGADAIHPDAVQLYDPRQFAHRAEWNATHAPAQQICDPLPEDAEIDWTPVWSLTERRHKLLPTAFLYYDVPQREGAAYCMGTSNGAAAGGTLEDAVLQGTLELIERDAVAQWWYNRLRMPGVDLDAFADDWTREMRSVHASLNRDVWALDLTSDLGVPVFAAVSRRTDKPAQDLMFGFGAHLDPRVALRRALTELNQLLPPVALAAPDGTGYDVRDPLTLDWLRSATTGNQPYVTADPARPVTAPGTHAYAPRADLLDDVEALRDLLGGHGLEMLVLDQTRPDVGLPVVKVVVPGLRPHWPRFAPGRLYDAPVARGLLARPTAYDDLNPYPLFL, encoded by the coding sequence ATGAACGCCTCAGGGGGAAGCGACACCGTACTGCTGGGGTTCCGCCCGCACCTGCGGGTGGAACACGTACCGGGTGAGGCCGTCTACGTCCTCGCCGGATCAAAGGCCACGGCTCTGCACGGCCAGCACATCGCCCGGCTCGCCCCGCTCCTCGACGGGACACGGGACATGGCCGAGCTGGTCCGCCAGACGGAGGGCGCCCTGGGTGCCGAGCAGACGCGCAGGCTCGTCGACCGGCTCCGCACAGCCGGGCTCGTGACGAGCCGCGTTCCTGAGGCTGCCCGATGCTGCCAGGCTGAGGTGGCGTACTGGGAATCGGCCGGCGTGGACGGTGTGCAGGCTGCCCGGGCGCGCGCCACGGCCACCGTGCGTGTCCTGGCCGTGGGCACCGCCTCCTCCGCGGCGACGCGGAGCTCCCTGCACCTGGCTCTCGCGGACGCGGGGCTGAGGGTGAGCGACGCGGAGACCGCAGCGGCCGCCGATCTCAGCGTCGTCCTGTGCGACGACTACCTCGACCCGGAGTTGCGGGCCGTGGACGAGGAGCACCGCGCGGCCGGGCGCCCCTGGCTCCCCATTCTCGTCCACGGCACGGAAGTTCGTGTGGGGCCCTTCCTAGGTGTGCCGGAGCGCGCCTGCTGGTCCTGTCTCGCGGACCGGCTCTGGCGCGGTCGGCAGATCGAGGCACACATCCAGCGTGCGCTCGGGCGCACCGGCCCACTGTCGCGTCCCGACTGTGCACTGCCCGCCGCGAGTCGATCGGGCCTCGGCCTGGCCGCACTGGAGGCCGCCAAATGGCTTGCCGGTCATCGGCACCCCGGGCAGCGATCCCTGTGGATTCTGAACACGCTGACGATGGAGGCCGCGCATCATCCGGTGCCGCGCCGCCCTCAGTGCCCGTCATGCGGCGACCCCAACCTGGTCGCCGCGCGCGTGACGGCGCCCCTGGGGCTGCAAAAACGCACGAAGACGGATACCACCGGCGGCGGTCACCGCGCCCTCACGCCCGAGCAACTTCAGGCGCGCTACGGCCATTTGGTGGACGACGTCACCGGACTGGTCAAGGACATACAACAGGACTCCCGCGGCCCCGCCTTCCTCAACTCCTTCCACGCGGGGCTCAATCCGGTCGCCGCGCCGAACGGCGGAACCGTCGGGCTGCGGGCCGGCCTGCGCACCACCTGCGGCGGCAAGGGCACCACCGCTCTTCAGGCCCGCACGGGTGCGCTCGCGGAGGCACTGGAACGCTGCTCCGGCTACTTCCAGGGTGACGAGCCGACCGTGCACGGCAGTTACCGCTCGCTCGGCGCGGACGCGATCCACCCGGACGCCGTACAGCTCTACGACCCACGGCAGTTCGCCCACCGCGCCGAGTGGAACGCGACGCACGCCCCCGCGCAGCAGATCTGCGACCCGCTGCCCGAGGACGCCGAGATCGACTGGACGCCGGTGTGGTCGCTGACCGAGCGGCGGCACAAGCTGCTGCCGACCGCGTTCCTCTACTACGACGTCCCGCAGCGCGAGGGCGCCGCCTACTGCATGGGCACCTCCAACGGCGCCGCGGCCGGCGGCACCCTGGAGGACGCCGTGCTCCAGGGCACGCTGGAGCTGATCGAGCGGGACGCGGTGGCGCAGTGGTGGTACAACCGGTTGCGCATGCCCGGCGTCGACCTGGACGCGTTCGCTGACGACTGGACGCGCGAAATGCGTTCGGTGCACGCCTCGTTGAACCGGGACGTGTGGGCGCTCGACCTCACCAGCGACCTGGGCGTGCCGGTGTTCGCGGCGGTCTCGCGGCGCACCGACAAGCCCGCGCAGGACCTGATGTTCGGCTTCGGCGCCCACCTCGACCCGCGCGTCGCGCTACGGCGCGCGCTGACCGAGCTGAACCAGCTGCTGCCCCCGGTGGCCCTCGCCGCTCCCGACGGCACCGGATACGACGTACGCGACCCGCTCACCCTGGACTGGCTGCGCTCCGCGACCACCGGGAACCAGCCGTACGTCACCGCGGACCCGGCCCGCCCGGTCACCGCCCCCGGCACCCACGCCTACGCCCCCCGCGCCGACCTGCTCGACGACGTGGAGGCGCTGCGCGACCTGCTCGGCGGCCACGGCCTGGAGATGCTCGTCCTCGACCAGACCCGGCCGGACGTGGGCCTGCCGGTGGTGAAGGTGGTGGTGCCGGGCCTGCGCCCGCACTGGCCGCGGTTCGCCCCCGGCCGGCTCTACGACGCGCCGGTGGCCCGGGGACTGCTCGCCCGGCCGACCGCCTACGACGACCTCAACCCGTACCCCTTGTTCCTCTGA
- a CDS encoding AfsR/SARP family transcriptional regulator: protein MDIKLLGPLSAHLGGVSIVPSAGKPRQILALLAGCAGQVLPVPTLMEEIWGADMPRSASTTLQTYILQLRRKLTEALGPDADRTAKDILATEYGGYTLRVAPESVDVHAYDQLVSRSRTAADRGDAAAVADLCQQALALWSGPALVDVKVGPMLEVELVRLEESRLATLERRIDAELALGRHSALVAELRALIARHPLHEGLHAQCMLALHRSGRRGQALDVFQDLRNHLVDELGVDPSDRLQRLHRAVLNGDPALDLAGREERHAPFLERLAV, encoded by the coding sequence ATGGACATCAAGCTCTTGGGGCCGCTCAGCGCACACCTGGGCGGGGTCTCGATCGTGCCGAGCGCGGGCAAGCCCCGGCAGATCCTCGCGCTGCTCGCCGGCTGTGCGGGCCAGGTGCTGCCGGTGCCCACGCTGATGGAGGAGATCTGGGGCGCCGACATGCCGCGCAGCGCGTCGACCACCCTGCAGACGTACATCCTGCAGCTGCGCCGCAAGCTCACCGAGGCGCTCGGCCCCGACGCCGACCGTACGGCCAAGGACATCCTGGCCACCGAGTACGGCGGGTACACGCTGCGGGTCGCCCCCGAGTCCGTCGACGTCCACGCCTACGACCAGCTGGTGTCCCGCAGCCGCACCGCCGCCGACCGGGGTGACGCGGCGGCCGTCGCCGACCTGTGCCAGCAGGCGCTCGCCCTGTGGAGCGGGCCCGCCCTGGTCGACGTCAAGGTGGGGCCGATGCTGGAGGTGGAGCTGGTCCGGCTGGAGGAGAGCCGGCTCGCGACCCTGGAGCGGCGCATCGACGCCGAGCTGGCCCTCGGCCGGCACAGCGCGCTCGTCGCGGAGCTGCGGGCGCTGATCGCCCGGCACCCGCTGCACGAGGGGCTGCACGCGCAGTGCATGCTCGCGCTGCACCGCTCGGGGCGCCGCGGCCAGGCCCTCGACGTCTTCCAGGACCTGCGCAACCACCTCGTCGACGAACTGGGTGTGGACCCCTCCGACCGGCTGCAGCGGCTGCACCGGGCGGTGCTCAACGGCGACCCGGCCCTGGACCTGGCCGGCCGGGAGGAGCGGCACGCCCCTTTCCTGGAGCGGCTCGCGGTCTGA
- a CDS encoding cyclase family protein, with product MTVTEAAPAAAPAGAAKAPRIIDLSQAVDAAAWEPDPIVHEVMTPAEGARHMADEMKLHFGLDFDPADLPGGELLSLDTLTLTSHTGTHVDAPSHYGSRGDYGTPRHIDAMPLDWFHRPGLLLDVRDVGTGVIGRERIERALDEAGRTPDPLDIVILRTGADRHAGTARYFTDFAGLDGPATDHLLDLGVRVIGTDAWSLDAPFGDMIRRFQESGDRSVLWPAHFAGRRREYCQIERLTNLDALPGPSGFTVTCFPVKIAGAGAGWTRAVALVDA from the coding sequence GTGACCGTGACAGAAGCGGCGCCAGCGGCAGCACCGGCAGGTGCGGCGAAGGCGCCCCGGATCATCGACCTGTCCCAGGCGGTCGACGCCGCGGCCTGGGAGCCGGACCCGATCGTGCACGAGGTGATGACGCCCGCGGAGGGCGCCCGGCACATGGCCGACGAGATGAAGCTGCACTTCGGCCTCGACTTCGATCCGGCCGACCTGCCCGGCGGTGAGCTGCTGTCCCTGGACACGCTCACCCTCACCAGCCACACCGGGACGCACGTCGACGCCCCCTCGCACTACGGCTCGCGCGGCGACTACGGCACCCCCCGGCACATCGACGCGATGCCGCTCGACTGGTTCCACCGGCCCGGACTGCTGCTGGACGTGCGGGACGTGGGCACCGGAGTGATCGGCAGGGAGCGCATCGAGCGCGCCCTCGACGAGGCGGGCCGTACGCCGGACCCGCTCGACATCGTCATCCTGCGCACCGGCGCCGACCGGCACGCGGGCACCGCACGCTACTTCACCGACTTCGCCGGCCTCGACGGCCCCGCCACCGACCACCTGCTCGACCTCGGCGTCCGCGTCATCGGCACCGACGCCTGGAGCCTGGACGCACCGTTCGGCGACATGATCCGGCGCTTCCAGGAGAGCGGCGACCGCTCCGTCCTGTGGCCCGCCCACTTCGCCGGCCGGCGCCGCGAGTACTGCCAGATCGAGCGCCTGACCAACCTGGACGCCCTGCCGGGACCGAGCGGCTTCACCGTCACCTGCTTCCCCGTGAAGATCGCGGGGGCAGGGGCCGGCTGGACCCGGGCCGTCGCCCTGGTGGACGCGTGA
- a CDS encoding thioesterase: MTGEARPPWLVCFHHAGAGISCFAPWQGVVGDAAEVVPVLLPGRETRIREARITDPGELVAELEGLLGPLLEDRPYLLYGHSLGGLVAYTFARARERAGLAGPALVAVGAVQPPHLRSPVLRSAELPDRELLRVLVAYGALPPQAAAGGHVWERRVLPALRDDLRLAAALCETEQTPLRAPMLALAARNDPISPLVGMAEWADYAPAGFGLRTVAGDHFFVRGKEAPRTLRAAALGLRQTDGRQQAHSPCAADGTHRGDGTLRADGLHLAEGTHLAEGTHLAEGTHLAEGTHLAEGTHQADGTHHADRPQSEALQTAAVLQPAVLRAGLSRAREAGGTVGTAVNGPTAAVLPRQRTEELKCTSER, from the coding sequence GTGACCGGCGAGGCGCGCCCGCCCTGGCTGGTCTGCTTCCACCACGCGGGCGCCGGCATCTCCTGCTTCGCCCCCTGGCAGGGCGTCGTCGGCGACGCCGCCGAGGTCGTGCCGGTGCTGCTGCCCGGCCGGGAGACCCGTATCCGCGAGGCCCGCATCACCGACCCCGGTGAACTGGTCGCCGAACTGGAAGGGCTGCTGGGCCCGCTGCTGGAGGACCGGCCCTACCTGCTGTACGGGCACAGCCTCGGCGGTCTCGTCGCCTACACCTTCGCCCGGGCCCGCGAACGCGCCGGGCTGGCCGGGCCCGCCCTGGTCGCCGTCGGCGCCGTACAGCCGCCGCACCTGCGCTCCCCGGTGCTGCGCTCGGCGGAACTGCCCGACCGGGAGCTGCTGCGCGTCCTCGTCGCCTACGGGGCGCTGCCGCCGCAGGCCGCGGCGGGCGGGCACGTGTGGGAGCGGCGGGTGCTGCCCGCGCTCCGCGACGACCTGCGGCTGGCCGCCGCGCTGTGCGAGACCGAACAGACCCCGCTGCGGGCGCCGATGCTGGCGCTCGCCGCCCGCAACGACCCGATCTCGCCGCTCGTCGGCATGGCCGAGTGGGCGGACTACGCGCCCGCCGGGTTCGGGCTGCGCACCGTCGCCGGCGACCACTTCTTCGTCCGGGGCAAGGAGGCACCGCGCACCCTGCGGGCAGCCGCGCTCGGCCTGCGTCAGACCGACGGTCGGCAGCAGGCCCACTCTCCGTGCGCGGCGGACGGCACGCACCGGGGGGACGGCACGCTCCGGGCGGACGGCCTGCACCTGGCGGAAGGCACGCACCTGGCGGAAGGCACGCACCTGGCGGAAGGCACGCACCTGGCGGAAGGCACGCACCTGGCGGAAGGCACGCATCAGGCAGACGGTACGCACCATGCCGACCGTCCCCAGTCGGAGGCTCTCCAGACGGCGGCGGTCCTCCAACCAGCCGTTCTCCGGGCCGGGTTGAGCCGGGCGCGAGAGGCGGGCGGCACAGTCGGGACAGCGGTGAACGGTCCCACCGCGGCCGTCCTGCCCAGACAGCGGACCGAAGAACTCAAGTGCACGAGCGAGAGGTGA
- a CDS encoding beta-ketoacyl-[acyl-carrier-protein] synthase family protein produces MTRRVVITGIGVVAPGGVGTKEFWSLLTEGRTATRAISLFDAAQFRSRIAAEADFDPWAAGLNAREIRRMDRAAQFAVVSAREALADSGIDLSGADPVRTGVTIGSAVGATTGLDTEYRIVSGDGADWHVDHRYAVPHLFDYYVPASFAKEVAWTAGAQGPTAVVSTGCTSGLDAVGHAVELIREGSADTMIAGATEAPISPISVACFDAIKATSPRNDDPAHASRPFDASRNGFVLGEGSAVFVLEEREQALARGAHIYAEISGFASRSNAYHMTGLRPDGKEMAEAIRVALDEARLDATAVDYINAHGSGTKQNDRHETAAFKRSLGEHAYRTPVSSIKSMIGHSLGAIGSLEIAACALAIEHGVLPPTANLHDPDPECDLDYIPLTAREQRTDTVLTVGSGFGGFQSAMVLTGPERKAA; encoded by the coding sequence ATGACACGGCGCGTGGTCATCACCGGCATCGGAGTGGTGGCACCCGGCGGAGTGGGCACCAAGGAGTTCTGGTCCCTGCTCACCGAGGGCCGCACCGCGACCCGGGCCATCTCCCTCTTCGACGCCGCCCAGTTCCGGTCCAGGATCGCCGCCGAGGCCGACTTCGACCCGTGGGCGGCCGGGCTGAACGCCCGCGAGATCCGCCGCATGGACCGGGCCGCCCAGTTCGCCGTGGTCAGCGCCCGCGAGGCGCTCGCCGACAGCGGCATCGACCTGTCCGGCGCCGACCCGGTGCGCACCGGCGTCACCATCGGCAGCGCGGTCGGCGCCACCACCGGCCTGGACACCGAGTACCGGATCGTCAGCGGCGACGGCGCCGACTGGCACGTCGACCACCGGTACGCCGTTCCCCACCTGTTCGACTACTACGTGCCGGCGTCCTTCGCCAAGGAGGTCGCCTGGACCGCCGGCGCCCAGGGGCCCACCGCCGTCGTCTCCACCGGCTGCACCTCCGGCCTCGACGCGGTCGGCCACGCCGTGGAACTCATCCGCGAGGGCAGCGCCGACACGATGATCGCCGGTGCCACCGAGGCGCCGATCTCACCGATCTCCGTCGCCTGCTTCGACGCCATCAAGGCGACCTCGCCGCGCAACGACGACCCGGCGCACGCCTCCCGCCCGTTCGACGCCAGCCGCAACGGCTTCGTCCTCGGCGAGGGCAGCGCCGTCTTCGTCCTGGAGGAGCGCGAGCAGGCCCTCGCCCGCGGCGCCCACATCTACGCGGAGATCTCCGGGTTCGCCTCGCGCAGCAACGCGTACCACATGACCGGGCTGCGCCCCGACGGCAAGGAGATGGCGGAGGCGATCCGCGTCGCCCTCGACGAGGCCCGCCTCGACGCCACCGCCGTCGACTACATCAACGCGCACGGCTCCGGCACCAAGCAGAACGACCGGCACGAGACCGCCGCGTTCAAGCGAAGCCTCGGCGAGCACGCCTACCGCACGCCCGTCAGCTCCATCAAGTCGATGATCGGGCACTCGCTCGGTGCCATCGGCTCCCTGGAGATCGCGGCCTGCGCCCTCGCCATCGAGCACGGCGTGCTGCCGCCCACCGCCAACCTGCACGACCCCGACCCCGAGTGCGACCTGGACTACATCCCGCTGACCGCCCGCGAGCAGCGCACCGACACCGTGCTGACGGTGGGCAGCGGATTCGGCGGGTTCCAGAGCGCGATGGTCCTCACCGGCCCGGAACGGAAGGCAGCATGA
- a CDS encoding ketosynthase chain-length factor, whose product MSTSTDLLQRPAEAPVTGSVFTGIGVAAPNGLGTEAWWAATLAGQSGIGPVTRFDASGYPATLAGEVPGFEAAEHIPSRLMPQTDHMTRLALTAAQEAIDDAGVTPKELPEFAAGVVTASSAGGFEFGQRELEALWSKGGKYVSAYQSFAWFYAVNSGQISIRHGMRGPSGVLVTEQAGGLDAIGQARRQLRKGSGLIVTGGVDGAICPWGWTAQLAGGRLSTGTDPACAYVPFDERAGGHVPGEGGALLVLEEENAARERGARIYGRLTGYAATFDPAPDSGAPSTLHRAIELALADAGLAPGDVDVVFADAAGVPELDRAEADALAAVFASEAVPVTVPKTMTGRLAAGGASLDVAAALLALRDGVIPPTVGTTRPADGIRLDLVTEARPAPLRNALVVARGQGGFNAALVVSAA is encoded by the coding sequence ATGAGTACGTCAACGGACCTCCTTCAGCGGCCCGCCGAGGCGCCGGTCACCGGCTCCGTCTTCACCGGCATCGGCGTCGCCGCCCCCAACGGGCTCGGCACCGAGGCCTGGTGGGCGGCCACCCTCGCCGGGCAGAGCGGCATCGGACCGGTCACCCGGTTCGACGCCTCCGGCTACCCGGCCACCCTGGCCGGCGAGGTCCCCGGCTTCGAGGCGGCCGAGCACATCCCGTCCCGGCTGATGCCGCAGACCGACCACATGACACGGCTCGCCCTGACCGCCGCCCAGGAGGCCATCGACGACGCCGGCGTCACCCCGAAGGAACTCCCCGAGTTCGCCGCGGGCGTGGTCACCGCCAGCTCGGCCGGCGGCTTCGAGTTCGGGCAGCGCGAGCTGGAGGCGCTGTGGAGCAAGGGCGGCAAGTACGTCTCCGCCTACCAGTCCTTCGCCTGGTTCTACGCCGTCAACAGCGGCCAGATCTCCATCCGGCACGGCATGCGCGGCCCCAGCGGCGTCCTCGTCACCGAGCAGGCCGGCGGCCTCGACGCCATCGGCCAGGCCCGGCGGCAGCTGCGCAAGGGCAGCGGCCTCATCGTCACCGGCGGTGTCGACGGCGCGATCTGCCCCTGGGGCTGGACCGCCCAGCTGGCCGGCGGCCGGCTCAGCACCGGCACCGACCCCGCCTGCGCGTACGTCCCCTTCGACGAGCGGGCCGGCGGCCACGTGCCCGGTGAGGGCGGCGCCCTGCTCGTCCTGGAGGAGGAGAATGCGGCCCGCGAGCGCGGCGCCCGGATCTACGGGCGGCTCACCGGATACGCTGCGACCTTCGACCCGGCACCCGACAGCGGCGCGCCCTCCACCCTGCACCGTGCGATCGAACTCGCGCTCGCCGACGCCGGGTTGGCGCCCGGTGACGTCGACGTCGTGTTCGCCGACGCGGCCGGGGTGCCCGAGCTGGACCGTGCGGAGGCCGACGCGCTCGCCGCCGTCTTCGCCTCCGAGGCCGTACCGGTCACCGTGCCCAAGACCATGACGGGCCGGCTCGCCGCGGGCGGCGCCTCGCTCGACGTGGCCGCCGCGCTGCTCGCCCTGCGCGACGGCGTGATCCCGCCCACCGTGGGCACCACCCGCCCGGCCGACGGCATCCGCCTCGACCTGGTCACCGAGGCCAGGCCGGCGCCCCTGCGCAACGCCCTGGTGGTGGCGCGCGGACAGGGCGGGTTCAACGCGGCCCTGGTGGTCTCTGCGGCCTGA
- a CDS encoding acyl carrier protein: MTLNELTALLRECAGEAEGVDLDGDVLDVPLAELGYDSLAVLQTTGHIEREYDIQLSDDTLAEADTPRLLLAYINESLAGSRTQVAA, from the coding sequence ATGACGCTGAACGAACTGACCGCCCTGCTCCGTGAGTGCGCCGGCGAGGCCGAGGGCGTCGACCTCGACGGCGACGTCCTCGACGTCCCGCTCGCCGAACTCGGCTACGACTCCCTCGCCGTGCTCCAGACCACCGGTCACATCGAGCGCGAGTACGACATACAGCTCTCCGACGACACCCTCGCCGAGGCGGACACCCCGCGTCTGCTGCTGGCGTACATCAACGAGAGCCTGGCCGGCAGCCGTACGCAGGTCGCCGCCTGA
- a CDS encoding nucleotide disphospho-sugar-binding domain-containing protein yields MRVLLVVTPVNSHLLPIVPLAWALSAAGHQVLLCGEPVAVATARAAGLHAVEVDAPPPAPPAPPAPRPKQAPSRAAAPGPGWQPDWDKLAANWQRRVGRVIDGYLALARDFRPDVVVSDPLEFSGPIVAGALGVPCVVHRWGPDLLTTQAREPARRALKSLAEQVGSLGGLPDPALLLDPCPPSLVAPGTDPGRPVRFVAYNGPGGYPGRRAAATGQTVCVSYSTRTVDECGLDGIAALAEAFDGLDGVHALITLTPEHAAALGPVPANVEVVDPAPLSLLLDGCTALIHHGGAGTGLTALAHGLPQLVLPQALPALDVYGERLAARGAGMRVALDGQSDSGVLREAVTSLLGDPGFASAARDVATEIASMPLPARMVPQIEELARR; encoded by the coding sequence ATGCGCGTCCTGCTCGTGGTGACCCCCGTCAACAGTCACCTGCTTCCCATCGTGCCGCTGGCCTGGGCCCTGTCCGCCGCGGGCCACCAGGTGCTGCTGTGCGGCGAACCCGTCGCCGTGGCGACCGCGCGGGCGGCCGGCCTGCACGCGGTGGAGGTCGACGCCCCGCCTCCCGCCCCTCCCGCGCCGCCGGCGCCCCGGCCGAAGCAGGCGCCCTCCCGGGCCGCCGCGCCCGGTCCGGGCTGGCAGCCCGACTGGGACAAGCTGGCGGCGAACTGGCAGCGCAGGGTGGGCCGCGTCATCGACGGCTACCTGGCGCTGGCCCGCGACTTCCGGCCCGACGTGGTCGTGTCCGACCCGCTGGAGTTCTCCGGGCCGATCGTCGCGGGCGCCCTCGGCGTGCCGTGCGTGGTGCACCGCTGGGGCCCCGACCTGCTCACGACCCAGGCCCGCGAGCCCGCCCGCCGCGCCCTGAAGTCCCTCGCGGAACAGGTGGGTTCACTCGGCGGACTGCCCGACCCCGCCCTGCTGCTCGACCCCTGCCCGCCGAGCCTCGTCGCCCCCGGCACCGACCCCGGTCGGCCGGTGCGCTTCGTGGCGTACAACGGGCCGGGCGGCTACCCCGGCCGGCGTGCGGCGGCGACCGGGCAGACGGTCTGCGTCTCGTACAGCACCCGGACGGTCGACGAGTGCGGCCTCGACGGCATCGCGGCCCTCGCGGAGGCGTTCGACGGCCTCGACGGCGTACACGCCCTGATCACGCTCACCCCCGAGCACGCGGCCGCCCTCGGCCCGGTCCCCGCGAACGTCGAGGTCGTCGACCCCGCCCCGCTGTCCCTGCTCCTCGACGGCTGCACGGCCCTGATCCACCACGGCGGCGCCGGCACCGGCCTCACCGCCCTCGCCCACGGCCTCCCCCAACTGGTCCTGCCCCAGGCACTGCCCGCCCTCGACGTGTACGGCGAACGGCTCGCCGCGCGCGGGGCGGGGATGCGGGTCGCCCTGGACGGGCAGTCGGACTCTGGGGTGCTGCGGGAGGCGGTGACGTCCCTGCTGGGTGATCCGGGGTTCGCGTCGGCGGCGCGGGATGTGGCGACCGAGATCGCGTCGATGCCGTTGCCGGCGCGCATGGTCCCGCAGATCGAGGAACTGGCGCGGCGCTGA
- a CDS encoding nuclear transport factor 2 family protein: MTVTETEYAQGAGFAELYQQVQQFYAQQMQLLDSGRVEEWAATFTEDGVFAANAKPEPTVGRDTIAAVAGQVVAQYERDGIQRRHWMGMVAVDEARGEVVRARSYALVIETPRGQAPFIKASTTCEDELVRENGRWLVRHRLISRDDLAA; encoded by the coding sequence ATGACCGTGACGGAGACGGAGTACGCGCAGGGCGCCGGCTTCGCCGAGCTGTACCAGCAGGTGCAGCAGTTCTACGCGCAGCAGATGCAGCTGCTCGACTCCGGGCGGGTCGAGGAGTGGGCGGCGACGTTCACCGAGGACGGCGTCTTCGCGGCCAACGCCAAGCCGGAGCCGACCGTCGGCCGGGACACCATCGCCGCCGTCGCCGGCCAGGTCGTCGCCCAGTACGAGCGGGACGGCATCCAGCGCCGGCACTGGATGGGCATGGTCGCGGTCGACGAGGCCCGCGGCGAGGTCGTACGGGCCCGCTCCTACGCCCTGGTCATCGAGACGCCCCGGGGCCAGGCCCCCTTCATCAAGGCGTCCACCACCTGCGAGGACGAACTGGTCCGCGAGAACGGCCGCTGGCTGGTCCGCCACCGCCTGATCTCCCGGGACGACCTGGCGGCGTAG
- the fabG gene encoding 3-oxoacyl-ACP reductase FabG, which produces MANNEQKVALVTGATSGIGLAAARALGAAGHAVFVCARTAESVELTVKELRAEGYEANGTTADVRDPESVRALVAAAVGTYGRIDVLVNNAGRSGGGVTADLDDELWDDVIATNLTSVFLLTRAFLREGGARERGWGRVINVASTAGKQGVVLGAPYSASKHGVVGFTKALGNELAPTGITVNAVCPGYVETPMAQRVRQGYAAAYDTSEDAILQKFQAKIPLGRYSTPEEVAGLIGYLATDTAASITAQALNVCGGLGNF; this is translated from the coding sequence ATGGCGAACAACGAGCAGAAAGTCGCCCTGGTCACCGGGGCCACCAGCGGAATCGGCCTGGCGGCGGCCCGGGCCCTCGGCGCCGCCGGACACGCGGTGTTCGTGTGCGCCCGCACCGCCGAGAGCGTCGAACTGACCGTCAAGGAACTGCGCGCCGAGGGCTACGAGGCGAACGGCACCACCGCGGACGTACGCGACCCGGAGTCCGTGCGCGCGCTGGTGGCCGCGGCCGTCGGGACGTACGGGCGGATCGACGTCCTCGTCAACAACGCGGGCCGTTCGGGCGGCGGCGTCACCGCCGACCTCGACGACGAGCTGTGGGACGACGTGATCGCCACCAACCTCACCTCCGTGTTCCTGCTGACCCGCGCGTTCCTGCGCGAGGGCGGGGCGCGCGAGCGCGGCTGGGGCCGCGTCATCAACGTGGCGTCCACGGCCGGCAAGCAGGGCGTCGTCCTCGGCGCCCCGTACTCCGCCTCCAAGCACGGCGTCGTCGGGTTCACCAAGGCGCTCGGCAACGAGCTGGCGCCGACCGGCATCACCGTCAACGCGGTCTGCCCCGGCTACGTCGAGACGCCGATGGCCCAGCGCGTCCGCCAGGGCTACGCGGCCGCCTACGACACCAGCGAGGACGCGATCCTGCAGAAGTTCCAGGCGAAGATCCCGCTCGGCCGCTACTCGACCCCGGAGGAGGTCGCGGGCCTGATCGGCTACCTCGCCACCGACACCGCCGCCTCCATCACCGCGCAGGCCCTCAACGTCTGCGGCGGCCTCGGCAACTTCTGA